A stretch of Geomonas oryzisoli DNA encodes these proteins:
- a CDS encoding DUF4124 domain-containing protein, translating into MKTILLSLLLLSLLAPSLVRAAFYQWTDAQGVVHFTDNRNNIPKQYRDKASRVEVSDSAPAVVSPGATTASPAALAPGGHDERWWRDRFKALRTELKTLQDQRTGLDQQLVELRRKRTIFQRARDREAINTMEAQISTIDGKISEMLNRIAALDLAAAQAAVPVEWRQ; encoded by the coding sequence ATGAAAACGATTTTGCTCTCCCTTTTGCTGCTATCTCTTCTTGCCCCCTCACTGGTCCGCGCGGCTTTCTACCAGTGGACCGACGCCCAAGGTGTCGTTCACTTCACCGACAACCGCAACAACATCCCCAAGCAATACCGCGACAAGGCAAGCCGGGTTGAGGTCTCCGACAGCGCTCCTGCGGTCGTGTCTCCCGGCGCCACCACCGCCTCCCCCGCGGCACTCGCCCCCGGCGGACATGACGAACGCTGGTGGCGCGATCGCTTCAAGGCCCTGCGCACCGAGCTGAAGACGCTTCAGGACCAGCGGACCGGCCTGGATCAGCAACTGGTCGAGCTGCGCCGCAAGCGCACCATCTTCCAGCGTGCCCGGGACCGCGAGGCGATCAACACCATGGAAGCTCAGATCTCCACCATCGACGGGAAGATCAGCGAGATGCTGAACCGCATAGCCGCCCTCGATCTCGCCGCCGCCCAGGCCGCGGTACCCGTAGAGTGGCGTCAGTAG